tcattcatattttctttcctcctcctcctctccattccacatccttaatttatataacatgcttataagtaacattatctatgatttcactatttacttgtaaatttattcaaagctatccatttgagtcatagtcactaaattatttttatcttgagctacagaactccaaattaggatcctataattttccctgaaactagactcacatatattattaccataaaattttcagaatttttggtttagcaaataagtacagtttattctttaaagtcacatctgttctgctgtctgacagttccgacccttcttcactaaaacttaattatctctttgtacagaattcggatgatgttatcgtttgtttatattgaaaatagactcattaattattttaaacatataaatttaagtctctaattatttttattcaattttttatgattttccaaagtcaaaataggggaacccgaattcattctgaccttatctcacaaaatttattatatctcatgatttacaattccattacttacactgtttcttctatgagaaactagacttagtaagatttaattacatatttttttcatcctttaaTTCGATTCTCATAActtatggtgattttttaaagttaacctactgttactgtccaaaactgttttagtgcaagatgtttattaccatgcttataacacccttattttctttctctacactatttctcatcacgatctcttattttctcttcactaacatatcaagaacataggaccatatatACGAAAAATTTacattaacatcatttccatagtttttcaataatatcaaacttaaaaatatattaaaatcttgatgttcttaccttgtcatattgatttcaatctttaacttgattttctctctcctccagcttctatttcttgaatctaacttgatactCTAGCtctccatagtctccttgttatctttctctcttgatggatatggaaattcttttgatttctagatgaaaatagtaattttttggtgaaaggaccaaattgtaaagaaaagaaagtttctttctttcttttctcttcatacgttggaatgcatgggagaagatgatgattcttcatctttccttccacatatatatactaaataaaataataataaaataataaaatattatttaaaaattaaattaaaatattaataaactaatatttatttatttatttaatctaaaatatctccaacatcatcattatcttctagatttctctctcttctaattgaccatttttccctttaggatcttttaaaattccatcattgagtcatcacttaatttggtaaaattacgatttaatcctcaaaattcttcacctttttcaatttggtcctaatccatccattttccttagtttctagatcatttcacccttaaaatattcacaccattggtccttcaactttttcatatttacactttaacccctcaaattttgagtatttactcttaggcaacaaaatttttctcacttttgagatttaatcctttcttgaactaATTTGTcttaatatacttctcaatgttgacataactccaaaattttccctttttatagctttatttccttattttattatatcaaagataatatctcaCTGTAAAaaattttggggtattacaagGACTTGAAAAGTCGCACATATAATTGCGTACGGTGAGTCTCAAACTTGAATATTCAAAATTCGAGGCCTCCAACTTTGCCAACTAAACCGATACTTCATTGgctataataaataattaactaCAATTCGtatacataataaatatataattataaatttgagaTATTTTGCCCAAGgcctaaaacaaataaaaaaaatactttaaaatattgCTCGAGTTTGTTTTTCCTAATCTAGTATTTTTGTTCAAATCTTCTCATATTTTGGGCAGGTCTTTAGGATTGGCCTAATAGTCGAGCACTATAAACAATTctcattacaatttttttttgccCAAATTATTATACATCGGTTGGGCCAGACTTATACATAATATTAACACCACTTTATGCTTGTTCAAACCTACATATTTTAAGCTTgcccatattattattttaagcttgcccatattatttttaatttttttataaaatatttatattatttaaaatttaaaatttgatgtttaataattttatacattcttttcaattttcaaattttcatatatacacaattaaatatctttttaatgtttacattatagtagtaTAAATTAttgcaaatttatttttttatatatatgcataatatattttaaacataaaaaacaagTCAAATTGAGTAATGTTTAAGCCATGACCTTAAATGTTTAAGCCCGAatttgactcatattttaaactgttataaatttttttgacgAAACTTATTCTTTAACCTAAGTTTTTTTATCCAAAACTTGCCAAAGTTTAGTCTAATATTTGAACTTAAACGGATAAGTCGTTCCAGTCTAATTAGTAATTACAACATAGTTTAGTTTTAAAATGCAACTAAAATAAAGACATGGGCCATAATTGGGTTAGATCCATCAGAGCAAGAGGCCCGGTCTCATAAAGAGAAGAAGGGGGCAAAAGAGTCATATCACATATCCCAGACCGTCGCTTCTATATATACCTTCATCTACAAAATCTAGGGTATAAAAAGCCCCAAATCGTCTCCGCCCaaaaggaaaaattattttcCCCTTTCACCATAAATTGAACGTTGAACTCCTCAAAAATCTTCAAAGCTTCAACTTTTCCAAACATCAGCGATCCCTTTCACTCCAAATTTCGTAATTTCTTCTTCCAATTTCATCTCCTAAAttgtttttttccctttattctttcttttaacCTTTTCGATTTCGAAATTCGAGATttacaaatcttttttttttaattttgcgcAGATCGGGTGAATAATGGCGACGTTTGAGCTTTACCGGAGGTCAACGATCGGGATGTGTTTGACGGAGACTTTAGACGAGATGGTTTCCAGCAGTACTTTAAGCCCTGAGCTCGCTATTCAGGTTCTCGTCCAGTTCGATAAGGTACTGTTAGAACCTTGTCccgatttttcttcttttctttctgatTTATTGATTAATTTAGCTTCTTCTTTTAGTCTATGATTGAAGCCCTGGAAAGTCAAGTGAAGAGCAAGGTTTCCATTAAGGTACATTCATTTTAATTAAGTGGAAAAGACGAAATTTCTGTGTTTATTGATTGGAGGAAGTTGATGATTATTTATGCGGTGATCTGATGTTTCTATGAGCAACTTGGgtgaaatattttgttttatatctattagttatggtaagtaagtttaatgttaaCCTGATAGTTTGATATGGTCCCTTATCTTCCCATCCTTGAAGAAAGATAAATTGCGACCATTCATGATGgtccttgtattttgttttacATGTATTTCAGGGGATCAAATCTAGCTTGTGTATTGATTCTAATGGTGCAAGAGTTTCATATATGATACGTGATTGTGATAGTAATCGGTTATTGTTTATCTTCAATATGTGTGCTTTGCACTTTACAAAGGGACTACTAGCAAGCAAAACGCATGAatctttaggttttttttttacgcATCCTCGCTTGTATGACGTGTATTTCATAGTGTGAAAGCCATGGTCGTCTTAGATGTCTTTGAAACTTGGACACTCCCTTGACGGAATATCTGTGCTTCATACCCTCTTATTTCCAAAATGTTCTCTAGGACCAACGTTGATGATTATACATCTTAATTATATTTTCAAGCCTCGCCAAAGCAGAAATCAGAAGTGGGTCATTTTGATTTTAGTTTATGTTAGCGAAACGTTTTCTGGGGACCTGAAATAATAGATTTATGGAAAGCTTACTTCTTCGGTAAAGTTCTGTTCTATCATACATAATAATGTATTTTGGTTTTGGCATACTTCGTTTAAAACATTGAAAACTGATGGTTGGTCAGCAATATGTTTTCTGATTTGTGGTACTTTTCTTGTTTAGCTAAATTTTTAGCTTTCTGCTACTAGGTGGGCTCTGACTTCATTTTCTTTGAAGTACCAATATTTGAAATTATATTTGGATATGGATACGACCCTTAAAGAACTTCAAatacatggaaaattttcaaaaagaattgAGCATATCCACGTTGGATTTGTACCTGTATCTAGCATTCACACTCAAGTCCAAGTAACATAAGCTTGTTACTACTTGTTTTGGTCATTTATCATTCATAAATATGTTATTTAATGGCTTTCATAGCCTTAGTGAGGGACATTTAAATCAACAATACATTCTAGCATTTCCATGCAAAGCCTGAGCCATTATTCACATTTGAATGCTACAGGGACATCTGCACACCTATAGATTCTGTGACAATGTTTGGACCTTCATCTTACAAGATGCTTTGTTTAAGAACGAGGATACTCAGGAAAACGTAGGTCGAGTCAAAATAGTAGCATGCGACTCAAAGCTGCTCTCACAATGAAATGTCAAATCAGTGTTGTGCCAGATGATGGTGGAAGGGGATGGTTGACTGAAGATTGGAcgacacacacacatatatatatctaatatatatatattgtaagcCATCAACCTTTATGGatgaatttttctttgtttttcattttatttttctttctgatAAGATAATGGAGGTGACAAATTTTAGAACAAAAAGATGGAACCTATTTATTTATGAGGAGAATGGTTTATATCTATGTTATTCAAACTCCGGTGTAATTGTTTGATATGTGTATGTGTTTGATATCGgtgtattcaaaattttttttgaagttcCTTCCATGTATTTGATAGGTTTTGGGGattctattttcatatttatGTTAGAGACACACACACATATAAGTTACGCAGTGGGTTTCAATCATGTCGTCTAATACTAAAATAAGATGGCCAATTGTCTTAACGGATTCCGAATTACAAGTAATGTCACAAAAATGACAAAAGAGGTTAATTAGGAAGACAAGTTCAAACCTAGTGTGATTGCATAATAAGAGGGATATAAGCTCTCTAACATAAACTTTAAGATAAAAAagataaactatcaaaatagtcatttttgtttatcttggttatattttagtcatttatgtttgaaatgttatgttttagttacttgcgttaacgtgttgtaacattttaatcactgagtcgttaatttctattaacggtgtaacagtaagctgatgtggcatattaaataatcatttcaaacaaaaattttacattaaattatataattggtcttcatatattttttttgtttttaataatttaatttttttcttttatgttcttttaatctttttcttttttattctcttCTGCTTTTCCTTCTGTTTTTCTccattctccatctcttttaacgtaattttactatattttctatttgttaaaacgtGTCCTTatacttctattttttttaacaatttaatttttttatttctttacccataaaaaaaaccttaaatattAGCGTAATCGTAAAgtatgaaataataaaaagttcaattttctttctttccagaAGCTTTACTTGAAAAAAGTTGTAATTAATATCCTTGTCATTAATATTTCGGTGACTTTTGCTTGAATCTttataacctttttttttcaGAGATCGGGATTTTTCCATTTGCTTTGGCTTTCAGATAAATTTGAAATCCTTAACCTTATCGTATTTATATTATACTTCCGAGAAATCTTTAATATACGCACATGCACCATCATTAAAATATAACTCCACATTTTATAATGAAAGACTTgtgaataaatattaataaatttattttaatataaagagtctgtttgattggcagtaaaatgttttctgtaaaatgatttctgaaaaatgttttacttttctgtaaaatgacttattggaaaatattttctggtgtttgattgaatctgtgtaaaatattttctgctgtttgacagatttcctgaaaatattttccggaaaagttattttttacatatattaatatatattaataaatttttatattttaaattatttttacatatattgcaatgatttatttataataatactcaataataagctacaatattgatcgttataaattaaaaaaaatattatccacaatgagtactagtaagaatattgaataattataaattacttCGAAACCATAATAAgtactagaaataatattatccaaatacataattagtagtacaccacatagtaacaacattgtccaagtgcataatattacagcacataaaagtatcaatatcttcaaccctaAATTA
The genomic region above belongs to Gossypium hirsutum isolate 1008001.06 chromosome D05, Gossypium_hirsutum_v2.1, whole genome shotgun sequence and contains:
- the LOC121217892 gene encoding transcription initiation factor IIA subunit 2 is translated as MATFELYRRSTIGMCLTETLDEMVSSSTLSPELAIQVLVQFDKSMIEALESQVKSKVSIKGHLHTYRFCDNVWTFILQDALFKNEDTQENVGRVKIVACDSKLLSQ